The following proteins are encoded in a genomic region of Magnolia sinica isolate HGM2019 chromosome 1, MsV1, whole genome shotgun sequence:
- the LOC131257416 gene encoding bark storage protein B isoform X3, with product MGNLKIILMGCIILMGTSSVSYGEVSEKTMESISRINKVGPYIGLVVPNSFEMAPLLQSNSFAADQRFPYLDFAGRRFRIGKLENEKIILVMTGLGMRYGNGPDDELALESNGDYTRRIGYLKFSKYNNVSKNEKSSDNLLNNAWYQPEEIFPVNGVPEVRQHAFWVSVDKRYFAVSRKLEGMTLEGCINATTCLPRAPVVVRVRKGSSANAFIDNAAYRQFLNSKFNITAIDMESAAVALVCRQQSTPFIAFRALSDLAGGGSAESNEASVFASLAAQNAVTVVAKFISLLLS from the exons atggggaatTTGAAGATTATCTTGATGGGTTGTATTATTTTAATGGGCACAAGCAGTGTATCATATGGGGAGGTTAGTGAGAAGACAATGGAAAGCATTAGTAGAATAAACAAGGTGGGCCCTTACATAGGGCTTGTAGTGCCCAATTCCTTTGAGATGGCTCCTCTCTTGCAATCAAATAGCTTTGCTGCTGATCAGAGATTTCCATACTTGGATTTTGCTG GCAGAAGATTCCGAATTGGAAAGttggaaaatgaaaagattattCTAGTTATGACAGGATTGGGCATG AGATATGGAAATGGGCCCGATGATGAATTGGCACTGGAATCCAATGGGGATTACACGAGGAGAATAGGCTACCTCAAATTCTCCAAATACAACAATGTTAGCAAAAATGAAAAGTCTTCAGACAACCTTCTAAATAACGCGTGGTATCAGCCAGAGGAGATATTTCCAGTAAATGGGGTGCCTGAAGTTAGACAACATGCCTTTTGGGTTTCTGTAGACAAGCGCTATTTTGCTGTTTCGAGGAAGCTTGAG GGTATGACGCTGGAAGGGTGTATCAATGCCACAACATGTTTACCAAGGGCGCCTGTGGTGGTGAGGGTGAGAAAAGGAAGCAGTGCCAATGCATTCATCGACAACGCTGCCTACCGGCAATTCCTAAATTCCAAGTTCAATATCACCGCAATCGACATGGAAAGTGCTGCGGTAGCTCTCGTCTGTCGCCAGCAATCAACTCCTTTCATAGCTTTCAGGGCCCTATCTGATCTGGCTGGTGGTGGGTCCGCCGAGTCCAACGAAGCATCTGTTTTCGCATCTCTTGCAGCCCAAAATGCAGTTACTGTAGTCGCTAAATTCATCTCCTTATTGCTTTCATAA
- the LOC131257416 gene encoding bark storage protein A isoform X2, translating into MGNLKIILMGCIILMGTSSVSYGEVSEKTMESISRINKVGPYIGLVVPNSFEMAPLLQSNSFAADQRFPYLDFAGKRFRIGKLENEKIILVMTGLGMLNAGLTTQLLVSLFKVKGVLHFGIAGNANPNLQIGDVTIPHYWAHTGLWNWQRYGNGPDDELALESNGDYTRRIGYLKFSKYNNVSKNEKSSDNLLNNAWYQPEEIFPVNGVPEVRQHAFWVSVDKRYFAVSRKLEGMTLEGCINATTCLPRAPVVVRVRKGSSANAFIDNAAYRQFLNSKFNITAIDMESAAVALVCRQQSTPFIAFRALSDLAGGGSAESNEASVFASLAAQNAVTVVAKFISLLLS; encoded by the exons atggggaatTTGAAGATTATCTTGATGGGTTGTATTATTTTAATGGGCACAAGCAGTGTATCATATGGGGAGGTTAGTGAGAAGACAATGGAAAGCATTAGTAGAATAAACAAGGTGGGCCCTTACATAGGGCTTGTAGTGCCCAATTCCTTTGAGATGGCTCCTCTCTTGCAATCAAATAGCTTTGCTGCTGATCAGAGATTTCCATACTTGGATTTTGCTGGTAA AAGATTCCGAATTGGAAAGttggaaaatgaaaagattattCTAGTTATGACAGGATTGGGCATG CTTAATGCAGGTCTAACCACACAATTACTAGTAAGCCTGTTTAAGGTGAAAGGAGTGTTGCATTTTGGTATTGCTGGTAATGCAAACCCAAACCTCCAGATAGGAGATGTGACCATTCCTCACTACTGGGCCCACACAGGACTTTGGAATTGGCAG AGATATGGAAATGGGCCCGATGATGAATTGGCACTGGAATCCAATGGGGATTACACGAGGAGAATAGGCTACCTCAAATTCTCCAAATACAACAATGTTAGCAAAAATGAAAAGTCTTCAGACAACCTTCTAAATAACGCGTGGTATCAGCCAGAGGAGATATTTCCAGTAAATGGGGTGCCTGAAGTTAGACAACATGCCTTTTGGGTTTCTGTAGACAAGCGCTATTTTGCTGTTTCGAGGAAGCTTGAG GGTATGACGCTGGAAGGGTGTATCAATGCCACAACATGTTTACCAAGGGCGCCTGTGGTGGTGAGGGTGAGAAAAGGAAGCAGTGCCAATGCATTCATCGACAACGCTGCCTACCGGCAATTCCTAAATTCCAAGTTCAATATCACCGCAATCGACATGGAAAGTGCTGCGGTAGCTCTCGTCTGTCGCCAGCAATCAACTCCTTTCATAGCTTTCAGGGCCCTATCTGATCTGGCTGGTGGTGGGTCCGCCGAGTCCAACGAAGCATCTGTTTTCGCATCTCTTGCAGCCCAAAATGCAGTTACTGTAGTCGCTAAATTCATCTCCTTATTGCTTTCATAA
- the LOC131257416 gene encoding bark storage protein A isoform X1, translating to MGNLKIILMGCIILMGTSSVSYGEVSEKTMESISRINKVGPYIGLVVPNSFEMAPLLQSNSFAADQRFPYLDFAGRRFRIGKLENEKIILVMTGLGMLNAGLTTQLLVSLFKVKGVLHFGIAGNANPNLQIGDVTIPHYWAHTGLWNWQRYGNGPDDELALESNGDYTRRIGYLKFSKYNNVSKNEKSSDNLLNNAWYQPEEIFPVNGVPEVRQHAFWVSVDKRYFAVSRKLEGMTLEGCINATTCLPRAPVVVRVRKGSSANAFIDNAAYRQFLNSKFNITAIDMESAAVALVCRQQSTPFIAFRALSDLAGGGSAESNEASVFASLAAQNAVTVVAKFISLLLS from the exons atggggaatTTGAAGATTATCTTGATGGGTTGTATTATTTTAATGGGCACAAGCAGTGTATCATATGGGGAGGTTAGTGAGAAGACAATGGAAAGCATTAGTAGAATAAACAAGGTGGGCCCTTACATAGGGCTTGTAGTGCCCAATTCCTTTGAGATGGCTCCTCTCTTGCAATCAAATAGCTTTGCTGCTGATCAGAGATTTCCATACTTGGATTTTGCTG GCAGAAGATTCCGAATTGGAAAGttggaaaatgaaaagattattCTAGTTATGACAGGATTGGGCATG CTTAATGCAGGTCTAACCACACAATTACTAGTAAGCCTGTTTAAGGTGAAAGGAGTGTTGCATTTTGGTATTGCTGGTAATGCAAACCCAAACCTCCAGATAGGAGATGTGACCATTCCTCACTACTGGGCCCACACAGGACTTTGGAATTGGCAG AGATATGGAAATGGGCCCGATGATGAATTGGCACTGGAATCCAATGGGGATTACACGAGGAGAATAGGCTACCTCAAATTCTCCAAATACAACAATGTTAGCAAAAATGAAAAGTCTTCAGACAACCTTCTAAATAACGCGTGGTATCAGCCAGAGGAGATATTTCCAGTAAATGGGGTGCCTGAAGTTAGACAACATGCCTTTTGGGTTTCTGTAGACAAGCGCTATTTTGCTGTTTCGAGGAAGCTTGAG GGTATGACGCTGGAAGGGTGTATCAATGCCACAACATGTTTACCAAGGGCGCCTGTGGTGGTGAGGGTGAGAAAAGGAAGCAGTGCCAATGCATTCATCGACAACGCTGCCTACCGGCAATTCCTAAATTCCAAGTTCAATATCACCGCAATCGACATGGAAAGTGCTGCGGTAGCTCTCGTCTGTCGCCAGCAATCAACTCCTTTCATAGCTTTCAGGGCCCTATCTGATCTGGCTGGTGGTGGGTCCGCCGAGTCCAACGAAGCATCTGTTTTCGCATCTCTTGCAGCCCAAAATGCAGTTACTGTAGTCGCTAAATTCATCTCCTTATTGCTTTCATAA